The genomic region CGCGCAGATCCGCCCAGCCATGTCCGCTCACCAGGCGCACGCGGACGGCGCCCACGGGTGCCGGCGGCCCCGCATATGCAGGGGAAGCCGCCGATGTGGCGGCACGCACGGCCCCGGCGGGTTCGGCGTCGTCGTCAAACATTTCCCGCTCCCCCACCTTCCGGGGTGCGCCGATGCTGGACGAGCCGCGGAAGGTGGCATCCCCGCCGAAATCCCAGGCGCCGTAGAGGCCGAGGTGGACGTGCAGGACCACGCCGTGGTCGAACTCGAGGAACAGATGCTTTCCGTGGGCGGTCGCGGCCTCCATGACGTGGCCGTCCAGCAGGGCGGCGCCGGGCGCGAACCGTCCCTGCGGGCTCGAGACGCTCAGCCTCTCCCCGGTGAAAACGTCACCGAACTGGCGCGCCAGCCGGTGGACGGAGTGCCCTTCCGGCACTACTCAACAACCTCGCCGGTGCGCTCGTAGGTGGCGATCTTGCCGATCCGGCGGACGTGGCGTTCGTCGTTGCTGAACGGCTCCGTGAGGAAGGCCTCAATGATGGCGGTTGCTTCGTCCACGCTGTGCTGGCGGCCGCCGACGGCAACCACATTGGCATCGTTGTGTTCGCGGGCGAGCTGCGCCGTGGACAGGTTCCAGGCCAGCGCGGCGCGCACGCCCTTGACCTTGTTGGCGGCGATCTGCTCGCCGTTACCGGAGCCGCCGAGGACGATGCCCAGGGCGTGGGTGCCGGCTTCCTGGTCAGCGACGACGGCGAGGGCGGCGTTGATGCAGAACGACGGGTAGTCATCCAGGGCGTCGTAGACCTTGGGCCCGTGGTCCACCACCTCATACCCCTTGGCGCTGAGGTGGCTGACGAGGTGGGCGCTGAGCTCCATGCCGGCGTGGTCGGTGGCAATGTGCACGCGCGGGAAGTCAGAAGTGGTCACGGCGATTCCGTTCAGTTGCGGCGCCGGGCGGCGGCCGGGGGCGGTTGGGGGCTGGTCCAAGCCTACTAGGCCGGGTCTTCCGGGAAGGTGCCGCACGGGACCCGGCTCCCCACCGGGCTGTCGTGTTACATGCCCGTGTTACACGCCTGTGTTACACGGCGGGTGTCACACAGCGGGTGTCTCCCCGTTCCGCCGGGCCCTGGCCGCCACCCGGGAAAGGGTGCGGGCAAGGTTGTCCGCCGAGACCGCGGTTCCGCTGCTGACCGCCAGACGGCGCCCGTCCGCGCGGTCGATGACCACGGCGGGGCCGCTGCTGACCAGCAGAGCCGTGGTGTTGCCGTGGATCCGGTATCCCCACCCGCCGTAGTCCCCGGCCCTGACGTCCCGAGGCGTGGCGGCGTCGATGGCCGCAGCCGGAACGTCCATGACCCGGACGAACCCGGCCGCGAAGACCCGCAGCCCGCTGCGGTCAACGCTGATCCGGGCAAACAGGAACGCCGCAGCCAGCAATCCGACGGTCACCAGGAGCACGGCCAGCCAGGGTACGGCAATGGTGAGGAGGGCGGAGGGCAGGAGCGTGGCAATGCCGAGCATGACGAAGATCGAGCTGCGGGCGTGGACCCAGAGCCTGACGCTGTCCCGGGCCAGGTCCGGGTCCTGTTCGCGTTCGAGGGCCTGCCGCATGGCGAGGTCGTCATCGACAGACCAGCGCTCGTCGGCCTTGAAGACAAAGCCCATGACGAAGCCCAGGCCGACGGCCGCGCCGCTGCCGAGCGCCAGGACGGAGGCATCCACGTGGGATCCCCGCGCGTCGGACAGTCCCAGCTGGCCCACGAGCATGGCGGCGAGGACGGTGGTGACGAAGAGGCTCATGGACAAGCCGGCGCCCATCATGATGCGGCGCATCATCGCCGGCCGGGACAGCGGCACGGCTTGGAGCAGCACCGCCCAGCCGACCACCACGATCAGCGCGGCACCGGCCCCCGTGACCGCGGCGAACGGCGCGAAGTCGGCGGCACCGGCGTCGGTCCAGCGGACGGCCAGCGGCTCGGGCAGATCAGGCCGCACCAGAAAGGCACACACCACGAATCCGGCCGCCAGCATCAGGGGGAATCCGATGGCAAAGCGCAGCGCCCTGACATCGACTGAGTCCCGGAACTTTCCCATGCTCCAACGCTACCCCCGGCAGCACGTGCCGCGATCCGGTAGTGCGGCGGGCCTGCACCTCGGCGGGCCGGCGGTGCGGCGGGCCTGCCAGTTGCGGGACGGGCTGCCCCTGGCCGGAGCTGCGAACCCGTGGCCGGAGACGTCGCGGCGCAAGACTTTGTGGGCGGGCTGACTTGCCACGGGCCGGTGTCGTGAAAGAATAATTTCACAGTATCGCCGGCGGCTGCGGCCGGCCGGCAGTATCCGACTTCTTCTGGAGGCCCCCTTGCCCGGTATGAATCTGACCCGCGCCGAAGCCCGCGAGCGCGCCGCCCTGATCGACGTCGAGTCCTACGACGTCAGCCTGGACCTGACGCGCGGCGAGAAGGTCTTCGGATCCACCACGGCCGTGAAGTTCAGCGCCAAGCCGGGGTCTTCGACCTTCATCGACGCCGTGACGCACGCCGTGCACAGCGTCAGCCTTAACGGCCGGGAGCTCGATCCGGCCGAGGTCTCCGACGGCGTACGTATTCAGCTGCCCGATCTGGAGGCCGAGAACCACCTTCTCGTCATCGCCGATGCGCCGTACATGAACACCGGCGAGGGCCTGCACCGCTTCGTGGACCCGGTGGACAACGAGGTCTACCTGTACACCCAGTTCGAGGTCCCGGATTCGCGGCGCATGTTCGCCGTGTTCGAACAGCCCGACCTCAAGGCGAGCTTCACGTTTACCGTCACTGCCCCCTCGCACTGGGACGTCGTCTCCAACTCCCCCACCCCGGTGCCCGTGGAGACCATCCCCGGCCACGACGGCGGCGCCCGCTCCGTCTGGGAGTTCACGCCCACCCCGCGGCTCTCGTCCTATGTCACGGCGCTGATCGCCGGGCCGTACCAGTCGGTCCGCAGCGAGGTCACGTCGGCGCAGGGCAAGGTCACGCCGCTGGGCATCTTCGCCCGCAAGTCGCTCATGCAGTACCTCGATGCGGACAACATCTTCGAACTCACCCGGCAGGGCTTCGAGTTCTTCGAGGCCCAGTTCGGCTGCCCGTACCCGTTCGAGAAGTACGACCAGCTCTTCGTGCCGGAGTTCAACGCCGGCGCCATGGAGAACGCCGGGGCAGTGACCATCCTGGAGGGCTATGTCTTCCGCGGCAAGGTCACGGACGCGCAGGTGGAACGGCGGGCCATCACGGTGCTGCACGAGCTCGCGCACATGTGGTTCGGTGACCTCGTGACGATGCGCTGGTGGAACGACCTCTGGCTCAACGAGTCCTTCGCCGAGTACATGTCCCACCTGGCCGCCGTCGAGAACACCGAGTTTGACCACGCCTGGACCACGTTCGCCTCCATGGAGAAGTCCTGGGCCTACCGGCAGGACCAGCTGCCCACGACGCACCCGATTTTCGCCGAGATCAACGACCTGCAGGACGTCGAGGTGAACTTCGACGGCATCACCTACGCCAAGGGCGCCTCGGTGCTTCGCCAGCTCGTCGCCTGGGTGGGCCCGGAGGAATTCATGTCCGGCGTGCGCGAGTACTTCAGCAAGCACGCCTGGCAGAACACCGAGCTCAGCGACCTCATGGCCGAACTCGAGAAGGCCAGCGGCCGCGACCTCGAAAAGTGGGGGCAGCTCTGGCTGGAGACCGCCGGCGTCAACACTTTGACTCCGGAAATCTCGGCGGACGCGGACGGCACCATCGGCTCGTTTGCCATCGTGCAGTCGGCGATCGAGAGCGAGCCGACACTCCGGCCGCACCGCCTCGCCGTCGGGTTCTACAACCTCAACGGCGCCGGCAAGCTGGAGCGCGTGCACCGCGTGGAGCTCGACGTCGACGGCGAGCGCACCGAGGTACCGGCCCTGGCCGGCCTTGCCAGGCCCGACCTCATCCTGCTCAATGACGACGACCTCGCCTACGCCAAGGTCCGGCTGGACCCGGCGTCCCTCGTCACCGCAACGGCCCACCTGAAGGACTTCAGCCAGAGCCTCCCGCGCACCCTCGTGTGGGGTTCGGCATGGGACGGGGCACGCGACGGTGAAACCCCGGCCCGCGGCTACGTCGACCTGATCCTCGCCAACATTGCCGAGGAATCCGATTCCTCCGTCATTCTGGTCCAGCTTCGGCAGCTCGCCACCACGCTGACCTTCTACGTGGCCGAGGAGCACCAGGAAGCCACCACCGTGGCCGCGGCCGACACGCTCTGGGACCTCGCCTCGGCGGTTGCCGCCGGCTCCGACGCCCAGCTGCAGTTCGTGAAGTCCTACGCCTTGCTGGCCCGCAGCGCCGGGCAGCTGGACACGGTGGCCGGGCTGCTGGACGGCTCGCGCGTCCTCGACGGGCTGACCGTGGACCAGGACTTGCGGTGGGAGCTGCTGACATCCCTCGTGGCCGGCGGGCGCGCCGGACAGGAGGGGATCGAGGAGGAACTGGCGCACGACAACACTTCAACCGGCCAGAACGCGGCGGCCCTCGCGAAGGCGGCCATCCCCACGCCCGAGGCGAAGGCCGAGGCCTGGGAATCCATTGTGGTCAAGGGCGATCTGTCCAACGCCCTGCAGGGCTCCGCGGTGACCGGCTTCACCCGGGTCCTGGACACCTCCCTCCTGGAGCCGTACGCCGAGAAGTACTTCGAGTCCGTCCCGGGGATCGTGGCCAACCGCACGCACGCGCTGGCCCAGCAGATCGTCGTCGGGCTGTACCCGGCCCAGCTGACCACGCAGGCCACCGTGGACCGCACGGATGAGTTCCTGGCCTCGCTGCCGGAGGACAGCTCCGCTCTGCGCCGGATGATGCTGGAAAACCGCGACGGCGTGGTCCGCGCCCTGCGGGCCCGCCAGGCCGACGTCGGCTAGGACACTCCCCCGACGCCCGATAGGACGCCCTCCCAACTAGCTACCAGCAGGGGCCGTTTTGGACCCCCATAACGGCCTTTGCTGCGAGCCAGTTGGGCGGGGACGTGTCCTAGGCTGGAGTCATGAGCCTAGACGAACACCGCTATGCGCTAACTGTCCGCTGGACCGGGAACCTCGGGGCCGGGACCTCTTCGTATCGCGGGTATTCCCGGGACCACGACGTCGAGATCCCCGGACTGCCGGTGCTGCGCGGCTCGGCTGATCCGACCTTCCACGGGGACCGCCAGCGCTACAACCCCGAGCAGCTGCTCCTGGCCGCGCTTTCGCAGTGCCACATGCTCTCCTTCCTGCACGTGGCCGTGAAGCACGGCGTGGTGGTGACGGCCTACCAGGACCGGGCCGAGGGGCTGATGCGGACCAACCGGGACGGCAGCGGGCAATTTGAGTCCGTCACGCTGAAGCCCCGTGTCACGGTGGCGGAGCCGGTGGCCCCGGGCGTCCTGGCGGAGCTCCACACCGAGGCAAACAAGGTCTGCTTTATCGCCCGCAGCGTCAACTTCCCGGTGCTGCACGAGCCCACGGCAGCGGTGGAGCCTCAGGCCGGCTGATCCCTGAAAGCGGCCAGGACCGTCCGCTCCTTTTCCGGCCCCAGGCCCGCCTTGCGCTCCCGGGTCAGACCGCGACGGCGTTCGTCCTCGAGAGTGTCGTGCAGTGTCTGCGTCCAGGGCCGCAGCGACAGTCCTGCCGCGAGGGCGGCGCTGTTGCTCCGGGCGGCGAAGCCGTCGTGGCCGGGCGGCAGCCACAGCGGCAGCGAATCAGGGCCCGCCCAGTAGTTCACGCCGTGCCCTGCCAGCCAGTCCCCGGGGACGGCCACCACCGTGGCCTTCGCGCCGGTGAGCCGCCGGCAGGCCTCCAGATAGGCGGCAAACGGCACGATCTCGCCGACGGCGTTCAGTGCCCCGGTGACGCGGGTCTCCGCCGCGGCCACCACCCAGGCCGCGAGGTCGCGGACGTCGATGACCTGGGTGGGGTCGGCAGGGATGTCCGGGACCAGGACGGGACCGTCATCCCGGGCGAAGCGGGCCGGCCAGTATCCGTAGCGGTCCGAGCCGTCGCCGGGTCCGCCGATCAGCCCGGCGCGGCAGAGGTGCGCCTTGTCCCGTGCCAGCCCGAGCGCCCAGTGTTCTATCGCGGACTTTGCTTCGCCGTAGTTTTCCATCGTCAGTTCCGTGCCCGGAGCCAGCGGCGGAAGCACCGGCGCATCTTCGGCCGCGCCGGCAACCGAATGGTCCGCGTAGACCGAGCAGCTGGAGATGACGGTCCAATGCCGGGCCGTTCCCGCCAGCACTTCGAGCGCCTCGCGGGCCTGGACGGGATCCCGCGAAACGTCGATCACGGCGTCCCATCGCGCCGGGCCTGAAGGTCCCGCGGCCACCGGCGCATAGGCGGCCGTCCCCTGCGAGCGGTCCGCCCGCACCCACGTGGCTCCGGCGGGCGGGCCGGCGAGGGTCCCGCGGGCCAGGCAGGTGACATCATGCCCGGCCATGATGGCCCACCGGGCTATTTCGGCAGAGAGGAAGGCCGTACCGCCAAGGACCAGGATGCGCATGGGTGCCACGGTACGGCGCTAATGTTGAAAGAGAACAGAGCGTTATGCGGCCGGCGAACGCCAGCAGGTTGCTAACAGCAGCCCCAGGGCAAACAACAGCCCCGCAGGAAACAGCATCAAGGAGCAAGCCACACCGATGTACAGCATGACAACAGCAGATCCCATCACTCCGCCGGACATTTCGGCAGTCAATCTGCCGGGCGCCCTGATAGCCCTGGGGATCGGCGTCACCGTGTGGCTGCTGGCGTCCTTCGTGATCGCCGGTATCACCAAGCGTGTCGCCGAGGGCAGCACATTCTTCAAGAAGCGGCATTTCCGCTGGGTGTCTCCCGCTCTGCGGGCACTGGACCACGAGCGCCGGGTCCAGCGGGCCCACACTATTGGTGCACTGCTCAATAGCGTTGTCGGCGTCCTGGTGGCCGTCCTCACCATCGTGTACGTGCTCAAATACCTGAACGTGGACATTGCACCGCTACTGACCAGCGTCGGTATCCTCGGTATCGCCATCGGCTTCGGCGCCCAGCAGCTGATCCGCGACTTCCTGGCCGGCATCTTCATCACGCTCGAGGACCAGTACGGGATCGGCGATGTCATCGAAACCTCCGAGGTGGTGGGCACGGTCGAGGCCATGAACCTGCGGATCACGCGGGTCCGCGCCGAGGACGGCACCATCTGGTACCTGCGCAACGGCGAAATCCTGCGGGTGGGCAACCGTTCCCAGGGCAATTACATCGCGCCGTCTGCCCCGCCGGCCGCAGAGGCCGATTCCACGCCGCAGCAGGCCGGAGAATAGAGACATGACGATTCCCAGCGCCGGAGAACCAAGCCAGCCCAGGCAGCTGCTGCAGAACGATCCGTTCAGCCAGCCCGGCTACACGGACAACTTCTACGACGCCGTGGGCGGCCACGAGACCTTCGTGAAGCTCATCGACGTCTTCTACGACGGCGTCGCGACCGATCCGCTGCTGCGCGCCATGTACCCGGAAGAGGATCTCGGCCCCGCGAAGCGGCGTTTCCTGATGTTCCTGGAACAGTACTGGGGCGGCCCGACGACGTACGGCGAGGAGCGCGGGCACCCGCGCCTGCGGATGCGCCACATGCCATTCCGGGTGACACCGGAGGCCAAGGAACGCTGGCTGTTTCACATGCGTGCCGCGGTGGATGCCCTGGAGCTGCCGCCGCTGTACGAGGGAACGCTCTGGGACTACATGGAGCGGGCGGCCCTTTCCATGGTGAACAGCCCCTCGGAGGCCTGAGCGCGGTCTGGAACGACCGGGACAGGGAAAGACCCCGGAGGCACTTGGGGGAATGTCTCCGGGGTCTTTCTGTGAGAAAGAATACCCTGCCGGGTATGGGTTCGCAAGGTGCTGATCGCAACTGCATTTGCGTGGCGGATCGGTGCGCCTACGTCACCGCGCGGCCCGGCTCCAGCGGCTCCTCGATGCCCGGGGCCATGCCGAAGAACAGGTGCCCGCACCCCAAGGGCGAACTCACGCCACAGTGCGGTCCGGTGCCTGGCGCCGTTCCCGGCCCGCGGCGAGCGCGCACCGCCGGTTGCCGGTGAAATGCACGAGGACCGAGACCACGAGGAACGCGACGAGCACCTGCGCCGTCGTCGCCAGCGCGGCTGCCCACCCGCCGTCCAGCGTCGGATCGAGGAAGTCGTAGACGTACCAGCCGTCGATCGCCCCGCGCCCCCAGGAGAAAACGAGGAAGGCGACTGGGTAGCCGAGCCATAGGAGCGGACGCCACCATTTGCCGCGCACGGTCTTCGTCACGAGGAGCCAGTCGAGGGCGACGAATAGCGGAGCCAGGCGGTGGTGCGCGAGCTGGGGCCAGTACATGTCCCAGCTCCACCACGGCTCGCCCGGCGGGGCCACGAGGACCGCGTAGATGATCCCCGTCATCACCAGATAGAAGACGAGCGCGCCGAACACATGGTCCCACCACCCCGGCAGCCGGCTCCGCGGCCGGACGGCGGATGCGATGAGCACGAGTCCCAGGACGAAGTTCGACTGGACCGTGAATTCCGAGTAGAGCTGGAAGACGTCTACGTCGTTGCCGGGCTGCGTGGCGTCATAGGTCTTCTGGCCGAGGGCGATCAGCACGAAGACTCCGACGGCGAAGCGGAGCATGCGGATCCAGGCGCGGTCCGGATGCAACGCGTCATTAAAGCCGACGTGTCGCTCAATCGCAGGATCCAGCACCAATAGACCGCTCATGCGCTCAGTATGGCAGGGACGTCCGGACCGGGACAGCCGAAAGAGCAGGGCCGGAAATCCGCCTCCACCGGCGCATGGTCCTAGAGCCCGGAACCTGTCCGGACCAGTACATGGCCGCGGGTGCCGCTGAGGCGGAACCACCGCCCGGCCCGGAAGAGCCGCTGCTCGCCGTCGGCCAGGAAGCCCAGGGTCAGTGCAGCGAACGCGGCGCCGGCCGGAAGACCGCCGGCGTCGGGCAGTTCCCGGCCCCAGACGGCCGCCCGGGCATTGTTGACGATCAGCGCGCCCGGCTTGTCCGGGATGACCGCAGCGATCTCTCGGATGCCGGTCTCGGCGGCGTCCCGCAGGACGGTGTCCCCCAGCGTGCCGAGGAGCTCCCAGCCGGTCCGCGGCGCGCCGATCCCGGCCCACGACTCGCTGACGGTCACCGCCGGAACGGGAAGTTCGACGTCGTGTTCCCCCGCCCGTGCCAGACGGTCCAGGACCGCGGACAGCGGCACGGTCACGTCGGTGTCCGCCGGCCGCGCCAGCGCCATGGTCCGCAGGCCCAGGATGGTGGGGGTGGATTCGCCGAGGAGCCGGGGCCGCAGCACGCAGACGTAGGCGGCCAGGACCGGGCCCGCGGCCTGGAGCCTGATGGCGCCGTCGTCAATGGACTTGGCCCGGGTGGCGAAAGTGCGCAGGTCGGCGAGGTCGCGGGGATCGGTGAACTGCAGGGGCTGGGTTAGGACATCAGACACACCACCGACTCTACCGGCTGCGCTTCCTTTCAGCGGTGCCGGCTGTTGAGCAGTGTCATGAGGCTTTTTGAGCAGTGTCACGGGGCCGTCTAGAGTCAGACCATGACTGAAGCCGAAGCCGGACTGCAGGGGCTCCCCACGCAGGACCCCACCTCCTCGCTCATCCAGCTCCTCAACCTCGGCGAGCTCGAGGGCGCACGGACGGACGAGGACATCTTCATGGGTCCCTCGCAGCAGCAGCCCAGGCACCGCGTCTTCGGCGGCCAGGTCCTGGCGCAGTCCCTCGTCGCCGGAAGCCGCACTGTCGATGCTGACCGCAGCGTGCACTCCATGCACGGCTACTTTCTGCGGCCGGGAGACGCCAACAAGCCGATCACCTTCGGCGTGCAGCGCCTGCGCGACGGCCGGTCCTTCTCGGCCCGCCGGGTCCATGCCTATCAGGAGGGAATGCCCATCCTGTCCATGATCGCCTCCTTCCAGGCCGAGGACGAAGGCATCGAGCACCAGTCCGAGATGCCGGCTGGCATCCCGGACCCCGAATCGCTGCCCAGCACGGCCGACCTCCTGGGCAAGTTCGATCACCCCGTGGCCCGGCACTGGGCCTACGAGCGGCCCTTCGATATCCGCCATGTCGATCCGGCACTCTACGTCTCGGCCGAGGGGCCCAGGGAAGCACGCAACGCCGTCTGGATGAAGACGTTCGGTCCGATGCCCGACGACGCCGGCCTGCACCGGGCGGCCCTGGCCTATGCGAGCGACTACACCCTGCTGGAGTCGGTTCTGCGCAGGCACGGGATGAGCTGGATTACCCCCGGGATGTCCGTGGCGAGCCTGGACCACGCCATGTGGTGGCACCGCCCGGTCCGGGTCGACGAATGGCTCCTGTACGTCCAGGAATCCCCCAGCGCCCAGGGCGCGCGGGGCCTTGCCACCGGGAGGATCTTCAGCCGGGACGGCCGGCACGTGGCAACGGTGGCGCAGGAAGGCATGGTCCGGGTCCCGAACGAGCTCAAGAACGACGATTTCAAGGACACAGCGCAGGGCGCCGTCCAGACCGCCATCTAGTTCAGAGTCCTGCAGCACCAGATGCGAAAGGCCGACCGCAGCTAGGGCGCCCTAGCCCTCCTGGCCGACGGCCGACATATCGCCGACGCCGGGCGTGCCATCGGCGAGCGCGTAGCGCTGGAATACCGCACCCTTCGGCGAGGCGACGACCGGCTCGATGAGTCTGAGGTTCGTCGGAACCACCCCGTCGGCGAAGACCTTCTTTCCGCTGCCGAGGAGGATCGGATACACCCAGAGCGTGAGCCGGTCGAAGAGCCGCTCGGCGAACAGGGTCTGCACGAAGTTGAGACTGCCGATGACATGGGTGTTCTCGTGCCGGTCGCGCAGTTCGCGTACGGCGGCGATGACATCAGGACCCAGCAGTGTGGAGCCGGCCCACTCGAGGGCCGGCGTCCGGTGCGAGGCCACGTATTTCGGGAGCCGGTTGAACAGCCGCGCGATCTCACCGTCCGCGTGAGGCCAGTACCCGGCGAAAATGTCGTAGGTCCGGCGGCCAAGCAGCAGCGCGTCCATCCCCGCCATCCCGGACTTGACCTGCTCGCCGACGACCTCGTCTAAGAGGGGTGCCTGCCAGCCGCCAAATGCGAAACCGCCGGCAGGGTCCTCCTCCGGGCCGCCGGGCGCCTGCGCGACGCCGTCGAGCGTGGTGAACAGGTCGATATGGATCAGTCCCATGCCGTGCTCCTTCGCTGTCGCCCGTCGTCGCCCGGGCGACGGGATCACTTCGACGCTCCCACACGATCCCCCTGCAGGCAACAGGTTTCAACGCTTCGTTCCCCTGGCCGGTTCCGGGTTGTCCACCGGCACACACAAGGCCGGCTCCCCGGGGGCGGAGAGCCGGCCTTGTCGTGGCGCTGTGGGACGTGCTTAGTCGCGGGTGAGGCGGCGGTGCGTCACGCGGTGCGGCTTGGCCGCGTCCGGGCCCAGTCGCTCGACCTTGTTCTCCTCGTAGGACTCGAAGTTGCCCTCGAACCAATACCACTTGGAGGGGTTCTCCTCGTCGCCTTCGTACGCGAGGATGTGTGTGGCCACGCGGTCCAGGAACCAGCGGTCGTGCGAGACGACGACGGCGCAGCCCGGGAATTCGAGCAGGGCGTTTTCGAGGCTGCTGAGCGTCTCGACGTCGAGGTCGTTAGTCGGTTCGTCAAGGAGCAGCAGGTTGCCGCCCTGCTTGAGGGTCAGCGCAAGGTTCAGGCGGTTGCGCTCACCGCCGGAAAGCACTCCGGCCTTCTTCTGCTGGTCAGGGCCTTTGAAGCCGAAGGCGGCAACATAGGCGCGGGACGGCATTTCGACGTGCCCGACCTGGATGTAGTCGAGACCGTCGGACACGACCTCCCACAGGGTCTTGTTGGGGTCGATGCCGCCGCGGCTCTGGTCGGCGTAGGAGATCTTGACGGAATCGCCGATCTTTAGTTCGCCGCCATCGAGCGGTTCGAGACCCACGATGGTCTTGAACAGGGTGGATTTGCCGACGCCGTTCGGGCCGATGACGCCGACGATGCCGTTGCGCGGGAGGGTGAAGGACAGGCCGTCGATCAGCGTGCGGTCATCGAAGCCCTTCTGGAGGTCCTTGGCCTCCAGAACAAGTCCGCCGAGACGCGGGCCCGGCGGGATCTGGATCTCCTCGAAGTCGAGCTTGCGGGTGCGGTCTGCCTCGGCAGCCATTTCCTCGTAGCGGGCCAGACGGGCCTTGGACTTGGTCTGGCGGCCCTTGGCGTTGGAGCGGACCCACTCGAGTTCCTCGGTGAGGCGCTTGGCCTGCTTGGCGTCCTTCTTGCCCTGGACTTCAAGGCGGGCACGCTTCTTCTCCAGGTACGTGGAGTAGTTGCCCTCGTAGGGGTACAGGTGGCCGCGGTCCACTTCGGCGATCCATTCGGCCACGTGGTCCAGGAAGTAACGGTCGTGGGTCACGGCGAGGACGGCACCTGCGTAGCTGGAGAGGTGCTGTTCAAGCCACAGCACGCTCTCGGCGTCGAGGTGGTTAGTGGGCTCGTCGAGCAGCAGCAGGTCCGGCTTCTGCAGCAGGAGCTTGCACAAGGCGACGCGGCGGCGCTCACCACCGGAGAGCAGGGTGACGTCGGCATCGGCCGGCGGGCAGCGCAGGGCGTCCATGGCCTGTTCCAGCTGGGAATCGATGTCCCAGGCGTCGGCCGCGTCGATCGCTTCCTGCAGCTGTCCCATTTCCTCGAGGAGGACATCGTAGTCAGCGTCCGGGCTGGCCATTTCCTCGGAGATCTCGTTGAAGCGCTGGATCTTGCCGTAGATCTCGCCGACGCCTTCCTGGACGTTGCCCAGGACGGTCTTGTCTTCGTTCAGCGGCGGCTCCTGCAGCAGGATGCCGACCGTGTAGCCGGGGCTCAGCCGGGCCTCGCCGTTGGAGGGAGTGTCCAGGCCTGCCATGATTTTCAGAATGGTGGACTTACCGGCACCATTCGGGCCGACAACGCCAATCTTGGCCCCCGGGAAGAAGGACATGCTTACGTCATCGAGGATGAGTTTTTCGCCGACAGCCTTACGGGCCTTGGTCATTGTGTAGATAAATTCCGCCATGCCTACAAATCTAGTGGTTCGGCCGGGATAACTCACATTCCGGAAGCCCGGGATCGGCCCTTTGACGTCGCCGGACAGCCCCGGACCGACGTGGACGGCACAGTTCAGCCCTCGATGCCCACAAGGCAGCCGCCTGAGGCCAGGCGGCAGCACGCTGACGGTAACGCGGCCGTTGCGCGTCCGGGCGACGGCGCAGGTGCCGCCGTCACGCCCGGCGGCACCTG from Arthrobacter sp. NicSoilB8 harbors:
- a CDS encoding dihydrofolate reductase family protein, with product MGLIHIDLFTTLDGVAQAPGGPEEDPAGGFAFGGWQAPLLDEVVGEQVKSGMAGMDALLLGRRTYDIFAGYWPHADGEIARLFNRLPKYVASHRTPALEWAGSTLLGPDVIAAVRELRDRHENTHVIGSLNFVQTLFAERLFDRLTLWVYPILLGSGKKVFADGVVPTNLRLIEPVVASPKGAVFQRYALADGTPGVGDMSAVGQEG
- the ettA gene encoding energy-dependent translational throttle protein EttA; amino-acid sequence: MAEFIYTMTKARKAVGEKLILDDVSMSFFPGAKIGVVGPNGAGKSTILKIMAGLDTPSNGEARLSPGYTVGILLQEPPLNEDKTVLGNVQEGVGEIYGKIQRFNEISEEMASPDADYDVLLEEMGQLQEAIDAADAWDIDSQLEQAMDALRCPPADADVTLLSGGERRRVALCKLLLQKPDLLLLDEPTNHLDAESVLWLEQHLSSYAGAVLAVTHDRYFLDHVAEWIAEVDRGHLYPYEGNYSTYLEKKRARLEVQGKKDAKQAKRLTEELEWVRSNAKGRQTKSKARLARYEEMAAEADRTRKLDFEEIQIPPGPRLGGLVLEAKDLQKGFDDRTLIDGLSFTLPRNGIVGVIGPNGVGKSTLFKTIVGLEPLDGGELKIGDSVKISYADQSRGGIDPNKTLWEVVSDGLDYIQVGHVEMPSRAYVAAFGFKGPDQQKKAGVLSGGERNRLNLALTLKQGGNLLLLDEPTNDLDVETLSSLENALLEFPGCAVVVSHDRWFLDRVATHILAYEGDEENPSKWYWFEGNFESYEENKVERLGPDAAKPHRVTHRRLTRD
- a CDS encoding acyl-CoA thioesterase II, which codes for MTEAEAGLQGLPTQDPTSSLIQLLNLGELEGARTDEDIFMGPSQQQPRHRVFGGQVLAQSLVAGSRTVDADRSVHSMHGYFLRPGDANKPITFGVQRLRDGRSFSARRVHAYQEGMPILSMIASFQAEDEGIEHQSEMPAGIPDPESLPSTADLLGKFDHPVARHWAYERPFDIRHVDPALYVSAEGPREARNAVWMKTFGPMPDDAGLHRAALAYASDYTLLESVLRRHGMSWITPGMSVASLDHAMWWHRPVRVDEWLLYVQESPSAQGARGLATGRIFSRDGRHVATVAQEGMVRVPNELKNDDFKDTAQGAVQTAI